In Thermotoga sp. Ku-13t, one genomic interval encodes:
- a CDS encoding thymidine phosphorylase, whose protein sequence is MRMYDIIKKKRDGFELSEEEIRFVVQGYTRGEIPDYQMAAFLMAVYFRGMNERETYDLTIAMLDSGDRLDLSSLSGIKLDKHSSGGVGDKISFVVLPIAACFGIKIAKMSGRGLGHTGGTIDKLESIPGMKTSLDKEQFLKVVEEVGFSIVSQTENLVPADKKIYALRDATATVENLSLIASSIVSKKLAAGADAIVFDVKVGSGAFMKDLDQARKLSSLMLDIVKRNGKKAKAVISNMDQPLGKMVGNALEVLEAIECLKGQGPRDVMELSYTLVKEMLDLAGVKVSFDDIEEKVRSGEPLKRFKKFVEMHGGDPFIVDEPTKLPISRDVVEVRAQREGYVAKIDAERIGNACVLLGGGRSKKEDTIDHSVGIELLKKVSDRVMVNDVIAKVYYSKKSDLESALKIVESAYVFSEQAVEPLPIVLEVIE, encoded by the coding sequence ATGAGGATGTACGATATCATAAAGAAAAAGCGCGATGGATTCGAGCTGAGTGAAGAAGAAATTCGATTCGTCGTGCAGGGTTACACTCGCGGAGAGATTCCAGATTATCAGATGGCCGCTTTCCTCATGGCGGTTTATTTCCGCGGTATGAACGAACGGGAAACTTACGATCTAACTATCGCGATGCTCGATTCCGGCGATCGGCTGGACCTTTCCTCCCTCAGTGGGATAAAGCTCGACAAGCATTCCAGCGGGGGTGTGGGAGACAAGATCAGCTTCGTTGTACTTCCGATCGCTGCGTGTTTTGGAATCAAGATTGCCAAGATGTCCGGTCGTGGTCTGGGTCACACCGGTGGTACGATAGACAAACTCGAATCGATACCCGGTATGAAGACGTCTCTGGACAAGGAGCAGTTCCTCAAGGTAGTGGAGGAAGTGGGGTTCTCCATCGTCAGTCAGACAGAAAACCTTGTGCCTGCGGACAAGAAAATTTACGCGCTCAGGGATGCCACGGCGACGGTCGAAAATCTTTCCCTGATAGCTTCGAGTATAGTTAGCAAAAAGTTGGCCGCTGGAGCAGACGCGATAGTTTTCGATGTGAAGGTTGGCTCGGGCGCTTTCATGAAGGATCTGGATCAGGCCAGAAAGTTGTCCTCGTTGATGCTCGACATTGTGAAGCGCAACGGGAAAAAGGCGAAGGCAGTGATCTCGAACATGGACCAGCCACTCGGTAAGATGGTGGGCAACGCCCTCGAGGTGCTCGAAGCCATAGAGTGTTTGAAGGGACAGGGACCACGGGATGTGATGGAACTTTCGTACACCCTTGTGAAGGAAATGCTCGACCTTGCAGGTGTAAAGGTTAGTTTTGATGACATAGAGGAAAAGGTCCGTTCTGGAGAACCGTTGAAACGATTCAAGAAGTTCGTAGAGATGCATGGAGGAGATCCTTTCATCGTTGATGAGCCGACAAAGTTGCCCATCAGCAGGGACGTCGTGGAAGTGAGAGCTCAAAGAGAAGGTTACGTTGCAAAGATCGATGCGGAACGCATAGGTAATGCTTGTGTGCTGCTCGGCGGTGGCAGGTCGAAAAAGGAAGACACCATCGATCACTCCGTTGGTATAGAGTTGCTGAAAAAGGTTTCGGATCGGGTGATGGTGAACGATGTGATCGCGAAGGTGTATTATTCGAAAAAGAGCGATCTGGAATCGGCGCTGAAGATCGTTGAATCGGCGTATGTGTTTTCGGAACAAGCGGTTGAACCATTACCAATCGTGCTTGAGGTGATCGAATGA